The following are encoded together in the Culex pipiens pallens isolate TS chromosome 1, TS_CPP_V2, whole genome shotgun sequence genome:
- the LOC120413266 gene encoding glutamate receptor ionotropic, delta-2-like translates to MLLFIIFWVLPVSHGSYNFSDSVTPKPKPLVEASIAMIRQFFVPESNHIYIRRRASNPGSVFVQRDIVNELTARSEPHIKIQLETYQAKVLEQLRAFNVFLVDDYKAFERISDGMKVRTYNYNGFFMVIVSNSSESSGYTVQRIMDELWTHYIVNVAILISYEYAPEKTYYYTYFPFGNGYCERVQPTLWKVFSEGHFGNLEKEFFPPKLSNMHGCPLKLATFEIAPFVMLKYDSKGKVIQTDGLEGIVARVLSQQLNFTTQIVLVDPPDWGITAVLGSSTGASRYVRWIKLHVIRDREVNFSIGYWALTHSRSLYMGSTFPYYSSLMTIIAPPGYPYSTIEQLMLPFKYIIWCCITSILAIAFCVITIVNRRSISVQYFVFGRRVSAPLLNTFNVFFGGSLHRLPGRNFARTLIAAWLLYSLVIRTSYTASLFKFLKLQPNRTVPQIIPEYIAAGYHIRMTRNLSYMFDGIPDVLPHLHQTSYAQLIATGIDELQLPSTRYVMLMPIEAISFFNRNLTKQGKLLRTVYDRVFLSKLAIYTQKSAPFLPAFNTFLGRLNAAGFIDQWASKYHQPVFLKQIRWQTGPRPLELQQVMGCFILLLGGLIAGLLAFVLECFLEWRKRKVMLRRMRRLRRTRRRFVLYG, encoded by the exons ATGTTACTGTTTATTATCTTCTGGGTACTTCCTGTATCCCACGGAAGTTACAACTTTAGCGACTCAGTCACACCCAAGCCAAAACCACTAGTAGAGGCTAGCATTGCCATGATCAGACAATTTTTCGTCCCGGAAAGCAACCACATCTACATCCGCCGCCGAGCGTCCAATCCGGGTAGTGTCTTTGTTCAGCGTGATATCGTAAACGAGTTGACCGCCCGCTCGGAACCGCACATCAAGATTCAGCTGGAGACGTACCAGGCGAAGGTGCTTGAGCAGTTGCGAGCGTTCAACGTGTTCCTGGTTGATGACTACAAAGCATTCGAGAGGATCAGCGACGGAATGAAGGTGCGTACGTACAATTACAACGGTTTCTTCATGGTGATTGTGAGTAACTCGTCGGAGAGCAGTGGTTACACGGTGCAGCGCATTATGGACGAGCTGTGGACGCATTATATAGTGAATGTTGCGATACTGATCTCTTACGAATACGCACCAGAAAAGACTTACTACTACACGTATTTCCCTTTCGGGAATGGATACTGCGAGCGGGTTCAACCGACGCTCTGGAAGGTGTTCAGTGAGGGACATTTCGGCAACTTGGAGAAAGAATTCTTCCCTCCGAAGCTGTCTAACATGCACGGATGCCCGCTGAAGCTGGCCACGTTCGAGATTGCACCGTTTGTAATGCTGAAATATGATAGCAAGGGTAAGGTGATTCAGACGGATGGTCTAGAAGGGATCGTGGCTCGAGTGCTGAGTCAACAGTTGAACTTTACTACGCAGATCGTTTTGGTGGATCCCCCGGATTGGGGCATTACGGCTGTGTTGGGTTCCAGCACTGGAGCATCGAGATATGTAAGGTGGATTAAATTGCATGTT ATTCGCGACAGAGAAGTCAATTTCAGCATCGGTTACTGGGCGTTGACGCACAGTCGAAGTCTGTACATGGGCAGCACGTTTCCTTACTATTCATCACTGATGACTATAATTGCACCACCAGGATATCCATACAGCACGATCGAACAGCTGATGCTACCATTCAAGTACATCATATGGTGTTGCATAACTTCCATCCTGGCGATCGCCTTTTGCGTGATCACGATTGTCAACCGCAGGTCAATATCTGTTCAATACTTTGTATTCGGCCGCAGAGTGTCTGCTCCTCTGCTCAATACTTTCAACGTGTTCTTCGGTGGTTCGCTACATCGTCTGCCAGGCCGTAACTTTGCTCGAACATTGATTGCCGCATGGCTCCTGTACTCTTTGGTTATCCGTACGTCCTATACGGCATCACTGTTTAAATTTCTCAAGCTACAACCGAACCGCACAGTTCCGCAGATTATCCCGGAGTACATTGCCGCGGGTTATCACATCCGAATGACTCGCAATTTGAGCTACATGTTTGACGGAATTCCAGATGTACTGCCACATCTTCACCAGACAAGTTACGCTCAACTGATAGCCACCGGGATCGACGAACTGCAGCTTCCGTCCACGCGATACGTCATGCTCATGCCAATCGAGGCCATTTCCTTCTTTAACCGCAACCTCACCAAACAGGGTAAACTTCTTCGCACGGTGTACGATCGTGTGTTCCTGTCTAAGCTGGCGATCTACACGCAAAAATCAGCGCCCTTTCTGCCAGCGTTCAACACCTTCCTAGGTCGACTGAATGCCGCTGGGTTCATCGATCAATGGGCCTCTAAATACCATCAGCCGGTTTTCCTTAAGCAGATTCGCTGGCAGACGGGTCCTCGCCCACTTGAGCTACAGCAAGTTATGGGTTGTTTCATATTGCTTCTAGGTGGACTGATTGCTGGATTGCTGGCATTCGTGCTAGAATGCTTTCTTGAGTGGAGGAAGCGGAAAGTGATGTTGAGGCGAATGAGACGATTAAGGCGTACAAGGCGTCGCTTTGTACTGTACGGATAA